The following proteins are co-located in the Pan troglodytes isolate AG18354 chromosome 5, NHGRI_mPanTro3-v2.0_pri, whole genome shotgun sequence genome:
- the GPX5 gene encoding glutathione peroxidase 5 precursor, with the protein MTTQLRVVHLLPLLLACFVQTSPKQEKMKMDCHKDEKGTIYDYEAIALNKNEYVSFKQYVGKHILFVNVATYCGLTAQYPGMSVQGEDLYLVSSFLRKGM; encoded by the exons ATGACTACACAGTTAAGGGTCGTCCatctgcttccccttctcctaGCCTGCTTTGTGCAAACAAGTCCCAAGCAGGAGAAGATGAAG atGGATTGCCACAAAGACGAGAAAGGCACCATCTATGACTATGAGGCCATCGCACTTAATAAGAATGAATATGTTTCCTTCAAGCAGTATGTGGGCAAGCACATCCTCTTCGTCAACGTGGCCACCTACTGTGGTCTGACAGCGCAATATCCTG GTATGTCCGTCCAGGGGGAGGATTTGTACCTAGTTTCCAGCTTTTTGAGAAAGGGGATGTGA